The nucleotide window AAATTACATGATGAGATGCTAAAGCTTCATCATTAAAAGGATTATCACCAATATTTGGTCTATTTACATCAATGGCAGGAATTTTCTTTGCTTACGATGGATTCTACGTTACAGCTGGTATTCAATCAGAAATGGCTGAACCTAAAAAAACTCCTTTAGCACTAGTTTTAGGATTGTCATCAGTTACAGCTATATACTTAATATTAGCTATTTCAATGACAATAGGAGCTGCAGAAGGTGGATTCTACGGATTTGCAGATCCATTATCAAAAATTAACTCAGGATGACTATTTGGAATAATTAACATGTTTATTTCAATAGGAATTCTAGGAATCATTAACGGATTCGTTATGTGATGTACAAGATTCGTTGAAGATTTAGTAAAAGAAGGGGAACTATGAGTTCCACACAGAATTTACAAAAAAATGTTAGTTTCTAAAACTCCATTAGTAGGAACAATTTATTCAATTATTATTTCTATACCAGTAGTATTTGCATTTAACGTTGTAGGTTCATTAGCTTACTTCCCAGATGATTATGATGGTTTAGGATACGGTGGAAAACACTTTAGTTCTAACTTAGGATTTGCTGACTTAATGGCTAACTGATTAGCTGTTATAGCATTCGCATTCATCGCTTTATCAATTTTCGGAGCTCTTAAAAACCGTAAAGGTAGATGAATTGAAGTTGAAGAAGGAAAACACACAGTATGAGCTGGATGAACAGCTGTTACTCTTGTATTCTCAGCTCTATTCGTTTATGGATTAAACTCATACGTTGCTTTAGGATTATTATCATCAAATGGTGGAATGTATGTAGAAGGAACAAAAACATTATCAAACGAATTTATTGGTCAATTAGTAACAAGTATTTTACTACCAGTATTTGCACTATTTATGTTTGGAATGGTTCCATTAGAAAAATTCATCATTAACAAGAAAAAAGCTCTATATGAAAGAAAATTAAGTGAAAATCTATCAGAAGAAGATAGAAAACTATACTTAGAATTACAAGAATTTAACAACTTAAGAATTTCAACATTTGAAGTTGCTCGTTAATTTTTACTAAAATACCCGAAAGGGTATTTTTTCTTGCTTTCATTTTAAAAATGTTGTAAAATATAAGTATATTTATAGGTTATAACCTATGAGTATACTAAATTAAATTTAAAATCAATTTTTAAGGAGAAAAATGCCTATTAATTTAAAAGGTAGAAGTTTAGACTCAGCTTTAAATTTCACAACAGAAGAAGTGAGATACGTTTTAGAATTATCTAAAAACTTAAAAAAATCTAAAGAACAAGGATTACACACAAATAATCGTCCATTAGTTGGAAAAAATATTGCTATAATGTTCCAAAAAGACTCAACAAGAACACGTTGTGCTTTTGAAGTAGCAGCATTTGATTTAGGTGCAGGTTGCACATACATAGGGCCTGCAGGAAGTAACTTTGGTAAAAAAGAATCAATCGAAGATACTGCTAAAGTTTTAGGAAGATTTTACGATGGAATTGAATTCCGTGGATTCAAACAAAGTGATGTTGATGCACTTGTTAAATACTCAGGAGTTCCAGTATGAAATGGACTAACAGATGCTGAACACCCAACACAAATGTTCGCAGACTACATGACAATGGAAGAACATGTAGGAAACATGAAAGGTAAAAAAGTTGTTTTTGCAGGAGATATCAAAAACAACGTTGCACGTTCAATTATGATTGGTGGAGCATTTGTTGGAGCACATGTTGTATTATGTGGACCAGAAGAAATGTTTGACTTAATTCAAAATGGTGAAGGATTCAAAGAAGTATTTGATAAAACACAAGAATTATTTAAACGCAATGGTGGATCAGTTACATTCAGTTCAAATAAATTAGAAGCTGCTAAAGATGCTGACGTTATCTATACAGACGTTTGAGTATCATTAGGAGAACCATTTGAAATTTTTGGACAACGTATTGCTCAATTAAGAGATTTCCAAGTTGATATGGCTATGATTAAAGCTGCTAAAGAAAACGTTGTATTTTTACACTGTTTACCAGCATTCCACGATGATCATACTTTATTCTCAAGTCAAATTAAAGAAGAATTTGGAGCTAAATACCCAGAAGTTGCTACAGGAGCTATGGAAGTAACTGATGAAGTATTCCAATCAAAACACAACAAAGCATTTGATCAAGCCGAAAACCGTATGCACACAATTAAAGCTATTATTCTAGCAACAATAGGATACTAATATGTCAAGAATAGTTATTGCTTTAGGTGGAAATGCTTTAGGTAACACACCTAACGAACAAAAAGATTTAGTTAAATTACCAGCTAAAAAAATTGCTGAATTAGTTAAAGCAGGACACGAAGTCATTATCGGTCACGGAAATGGACCACAAGTAGGAATGATTTTTAATGGATTTGTTAGCGCTCATTCAGTAAATGAAAAATCACCTTTAGTTCCATTACCAGAATCAGGAGCTATGAGTCAAGGATACATTGGATACCACATGATTAGTGCTATTACAAATGCTTTCTTAGACGAAGGTTTAACAAATCAAGAAGCTTTATACATTTTAACTCAAACATTAGTTGATAAAAATGACCCAGCTTTCAAAAACCCTACAAAACCAATAGGACCATTTTACAAAACTCGTGAAGATGCAGAAAAATCTAACCCTAATTCAGTTATAGTTGAAGATGCGGGAAGAGGATTTAGAAAAGTAGTTGCTAGTCCTTTACCAATCAACTTTGTTGGAATTAACCAAATTAAAAATGCTATTTCAGCTGGTGCTACCGTTGTAGTTGGTGGTGGAGGTGGAATACCTACAATCGCTGACGAAAATGGTTACATCGACGGTACAGATGGTGTTATTGATAAAGACTTTGCATTAGCAAAATTAGCAAGTTTAATCCAAGCAGATTACTTTGTTGTTTTAACTGCTATTGATAATGTAATGGTAAATTACAACAAACCAGATCAAAAAGCTCTTAAAAATGTTACTGTTTCAGAATTAGAACAATATATCGAAGAAAAACAATTTGCACCAGGAAGTATGTTACCAAAAGTACAAGCTGCAATTAAATTCGTAAATGAAGGTGGAAAAGCAGCGTTTATCGGTGATCTAAAAGATCTTGAAGATATTATTAACGAAAAAACAGGAACAAAAATTACAAAATAATAATTAAAAAATTCCCTATCAGTAGGGAATTTTTATTAACTTTTTAGGCTTTGTAATCAATACCTAATGCTTTTAGCATTGGAACTAAGAAAAAGTTAAATGGTTTGTTAAAATGCGGTAAGAAATAAACGTCTGTTAATGCTATTTCTGGTAGAGTAAGATTTTTTTGTAAAGCTAAAGCAAACATATAAATAACTTCTGTGTGAATTGCTTTTCCTCAACTACCAATTTGTACTCCAATTAATTGTAAAGTTTTTGGATTATAAACAATTTTACATGCAACTTTTTCAAAATCATTCATAAATTCTGGTCTGTCATTATCTTCTCAGTAAACTTCAGCAACTTCTTCACTACTAAATCCAGATTTTAAAGCCATTTGTTTTGTTAACCCAGTTGATGCATAGTGACAGTTAAATACATTAATAGCGTTTGTACCTACAACTCCTGGGAATCCAACGTTTACATTAGCTAAATTTAATGCAGCGATTAAACCACTTTTTACTGCGTTAGTTGCTAATGCAGTATGAGTTGGTTTATTTGTTACTTTATTTAATAAAGCACATGAATCACCAATTGCATAAATATCTTTATCTGTTACACTTCTATTGAATTCATCAACAACAATAGCACCATTTGGTACCTTTTCTACATCATTTAGTGCAATTGTATTTGGTTTAAATCCAATTGATAAAATAACTAAATCAGCATCATATTCACCTTTATTAGTTACAACAGTTGAAACATTAATTCCGTCTTTACTTTTAAATTCTTTAACAGATTCACCTAAATGTAAATTAACACCATCTTTTACCATGTTTTGTTCCATGATATCAGTAAACTCTTTGTCAAAGTAATTTGGTGCTACTCTTTCTTGTAAGTCTATTAAAGTAACTTTTTTTCCTTTTTGAACAAATGCTTCAACTAATTCAACTCCAATGTATCCAGCACCAACAACTACTACATTTTGGATTTTATCGTCATTTGCTCTTTGTACTATTTCTTGAGCATGTTGGAATAATTTTGATAAAACAATATTTTTATATTCTCTTCCAGGGAAATTAGGTTCAATAGGTCAAGTTCCTCCTGCGAACACTAATTTATCATATGTATCTTTAAATTCGCGATTTGTTTTTAAATATTTAACAATTAGTTGTTTTTTCTCTCTATCTATTTTAATAACTTCGTGATTTGTTTTTAAATTAACACCATATTCATTTTTTAAAATGTCGGGGTTTGAATAAAATAAACCTTTTGGATCTTCAAACATTCCACTTACTCAAACTGCAATTCCACATCCTAGAAATGAAACATTATCATTTCTATCATATGCAGTTATTTCAGCGTTTGGATTGACAGTTTTTAAAGTTCTTAAAAAACTTGTCCCAGCATGGTTTGCACCGATTAAAACAATTTTCATATTTTTCTTCCTTTTTTTATTTTTTTACATAATAATTATAAGGTTTTTTGATTAATTTATTTTTTACTTAAAAGAAAATCAAGCTAATTTTAGTGATTTTTTGGTCCTTATTTATAAAAAAAATGTGCTTTTTCACATGTCATAAAAATATTATGTTTTTTTAGATAACAAAAGGTTATTTTTTTTTGTTATTATATTTTTTTATATTTTTTGTTTAGTGTTTTTTTATATTTTGTGTTAAATTTTTAAATGTATTAATATTTATTAATACTTTCTATATTACATTACAATATTACATATTTAGAGGAACAATGAAAAAAAATAAAAAATTACTATTTTCAGTAGCTACTTTAGGATTGGTAGCCGCATTAGCATCAATACCAGTTGTTGCTGCTTCATGTGCAAAAAACGAAACAAAATCTTTATTAGTTAAAGCAAATGGTTATTCAGACCAAATGACAAAACTTGATTTAGGAACTGCAACTCTAGCTGGAGGATGAGGTGATACAAGATCACTAATTAAAAATGGAGATAACCTAGTAGTTGTTGGTGCAACTGAAGTTATTGCAAACGATGGTGTGCAAGTAAGACCAGATTTAAAAAGAGGTGATGTTGAAGCTATTCAAGCAATTTTAAAAGATGCAATTAAAGATAGAAATGCAGAACAATTACAAATTAAAGGTACAAATGGTAAAAATAAATTTGTATTTGCAGTTTACAATCACAACGATTATTCAACAATCGCTGAAGATGCAAAAATCGCAGTAGATACTGAAGGAACAAAAGTTAATGCTTACCAAACTCCATTAGTTGATGGATCTGATTATTTTGAAAAAACAGATAATGGATATGTTCAAAAAGCAAATTCAGAAACATTCAAAATGCAATTCATCCCTTCAAATGACCCAGCTGAAGTTAGAATTGCTTCACAAGCGTTAGAAAATTACTTAAAAGCAAAAGGTTACAACGTACAAATTACTACAGCAACTGAATATAATACTGCAGCCAATGCTTTAAGATCAAAAACAATTGATTTAGCATTTTTACCAGCAGGTTCATGAGCACAACAAGGAAAAGGAACCAACTTTATTTTGGTAGCAGGAAGAGGAGTGCAAATCGTTGATCCTTACTTATCAATCGAAAATACAACCACACCTGCAATTAATGATGAAAAAATATTAATCGATGCAATGAATGGATATAAAACATTTAACGTTGCAGCAGGAGAAAAAAATGTATTATACGTTCCTGCAGATGCTGAAAAAGCTCCAAAAGCTGTTGATGCAACAAACGGTTATTCAGCAACATTAAAAGGTGTAGTTGATGGACTAATTGAAGCTGGAAAAGGTTCATTACCAGTAGTTGGATTCTACCGTTCATACATTATGGCTAAAAAAGATTCACCAATAGCTAAAAAAATTCAAGAAGCATTAAATCAACAAGGTAAAAATTGAAAATTACCATGAAGCGAAGTAAAAGATTTAATTTCATTTGCATACACTTCAACAACATCTTCTGCATCATACATTTTCCCAGAAGCATGATTCAAAAAACACTTTGAAGGATTTAAATCATTTAAAGATTAGGAAGTTAAAATGCAATATTTCAAAAATAAAAAAAATAGTTTAGAAACTACTGAAATTATTGCAACAAATGACTGAAATATAGATTGACGTGATGTTAATAAAACTTATCCCAACGGTAAGAAAGGTTTAACTGACGTCAATCTTTCTATAAAACAAGGAGAATTTGTTGCAATTATCGGTCTTTCTGGTGCAGGAAAAACTACATTATTAAAAACAGTCAATAAAATAAATGAAATTACAACTGGAACACTACAAGTTGGTCCATATAATGTAAATGATTTAAAAGGTAAAGCTTTAAGACAATATAGAACTAAAGTGGGAATTGTTTTCCAAGGATATAACTTAATTGATAATATCAGTGTTTTACAAAATGTTTTAGCAGCTAGATTACCACAAATGAATTCATTTAGATCATTTATTGGTTGATACAAAAAAGAAGATATTAATTTTGCATATCAATGTTTAGCTAAAGTTAATATTTTAGAAAATGCTTATGATAGAGCAAAAGACTTAAGTGGTGGACAAATGCAACGTGTTGCGTTAGCAAGAACACTGGCTCAAAAACCAAAAATTATTTTAGCAGATGAACCTGTTGGGGCATTAGATCCAATTATGGCTAAGTCTGTTATGGATGGTTTTTTACTGGTAAATAAAATGGATAAAATAACTGTTGTTGCAAACTTACACCATGTTGATTTAGCATTGCAGTATGCTGATAGAATTATTGGTATTAAAAAAGGTATGGTTGTTTTTGATGACAGCTGAGATAAAGTTAATTTAGAAGTATTAAAAAATATTTATGGTGAACAATTAGAACAATTTGATAGTCAACAATTTGAAGAAACAAAAAGAAAAAGACAAATAATTCAAGAAGAAATCCAAACAAAAATTAAGGAATTTAAATAATGCAAAAACAATTATTTGAATTTAAAAACTTATGTTTTAAATTAAAAAGAGCTAAAAAATCAATAGTTAATTATTTTAGTCCTAAATTTATTGATATAAATGGGCAAAAAGTTGTTAAAAAATTTCCATTTTTATTTGTAGGAACTTTAATAATTAGTATTATTGTAATAATATTACTTTTTAATAAAGTTAAACCTGATTTTCAAAATTCAAAAACTTTTGGAGCTTTAATAGCAAATTTCTTTAATTTTAGTAATGCTGAAATAGGAAGTAAAACAGATATAACTGTTTCAGATACTGTTGTAGAAAGTTTTAGATTACTATGACAAACTATTTCTTATTCTATTTTAGGAACAATTTTGGGTATTTTTATAAGTGTTCCTATTGCTTTATTGAGTTCTAAAAACTTTATTAAAACACCGTGAATATACTTACCAATGCGTGCATTTATGAGTATTTTAAGAACAATACCTCCAGTTGTGTATGCTTACATAATTTATTTCATTTTATCACCTTCACTTGTTGCAAGTATTTCTATTTCAATATTTGTAGCTTCATTAATGGCAAAATGACTTTATGAAGATTTAGATACTTATGACGTAAGTAGTTACTATGGTCTTCAATCAATTGGTAATAAAAAATGAATAGCTTTTAAAAAATCTATTCTTCCATACTTAATAAAAAGAATTGTAAGCTATGGATTTTATAGTTTTGAAATGGTTGTTCGTTTTGCTGCAATTTTAAGTATTATTGGAATTGCAACAATTGGACAATTGATGGCAGATGAATATGCTGTGCCAAACCATTTTGGTCATTTATCAATTGCAATTTGAATACTTATTGGATTTATGATTTTCTTAGAAATTTTTACATTTTTAGTTAAAAAATGAATTCTTGATTACTCTGCAAAACATCCAAAAATTGATGAAACTGCAGATTTTGAAACAAAATTACAACAATTAAAAGCTCAAAAACCAAAAAATATTTACGTTAAAATTTCTGTTTCAATTCTTATATTTGTTTTATTTATTGCTTCATTATTTTCAATTGAATTTAAAACAGCAGGAGCTGGTGGACTAGCTTATTTCAATCAAGGTGTAAAAGAATTATTTAATCCAAATTGATCATTATTTACATGAGATAGTGGTGATAATCCAATTATTTTAGGAATGGAAGCTTTAGCTATTTCAGTTTTAGCCAGTGTAATAGGTCTATTTCTAAGTTTAATTTTAGGAATATTAGCTTCAAGAAAAGTTACTGGATTATTTATTTCTTTATTTTTTAAATTCCTAATAATTGCAATTAGAGCAATTCCTCCATTTACATATGCGCTTATTTTCTTGCTTTGACAAAAAGATTCAATTATTTGAGCAGGAACTCTAGCATTGGGAATTCATAGTATCGGAATGCTTGGTAAATTAATTACTGAAAGTGTAGATAAAATAGATGATAAAATTTTCCAATCGCTTGATAGTGTTGGTGCTTCAATGTGAACAAAAATAAGAGTTGGAATTTTAAAAGAAATATTACCTCAAACATTATCTAATTTCTTATACAGAATTGAAATTAACTTTAAATCTACAGTTGTTATAGGTGCTGTGGGAGCATGTAATTATGGTTATCAAATTATCGTTTATTCAGCTGATATTCGTTATTGAAGTTCTTTAAGTTCATATCTAATATTTACAATAGTTTTATTATTAATAATTGAGCAAATTTCTAATATTTTAAGAAAAAAATTAATTAATGGTTACTTCTTAGAAGAAAATGTTCGTATAAAAAAATATTTAAGAATTAAAACTTTACTTAAATCACTTGCAATTGCAACTGCAAATAAAATGCCATTTATTTATGATTTAAGAAGTGCAAAATTTGAAATCGCAAAATTTAATGGTGAAAATATTAATAAATATTTCTTAAATCAAAAATCATACAATGAAACTACAAAATCACAATTATTGGAATATTCACAACAAAAACAAGATGTCCATAAACAATACAAAGAAATTTATAGAACATTAAAAAATATTCAAAAAAATGCTTTTATGAATAATTGAAAAGAAAATCCACGTAAGGTAAATAATTTTAAAATATTTAAAAAATTAAAATATGCATTAAGAGCTTATGATAAATCAACTTCAAAATTCTTTGAAAGCAAAGCACAGAAAGTTTAAAATATGTTAGAAAAACAATTAAAAGAATTTTGAAATTACATCTTAGATGCTGAATATATCACCCTATTTACTCATATTGAACCAGATGGTGATACATTAGGAAGTGCTGTTGCATTAAAAGAATTAATTTTACTAAATTCTCCAAAAATTAAAGAAGTTCAAATTTCAGGAAAAGATTATCCGCGTAATTTGATGTTTTTAGTTGATTTTGAACCTCACTTAGTTTCAGATGAATTTTTTAAAAATAGTTTAAAAGTCGTTGTTGATACATCAACTAAATCAAGAATATATGATAAAAGAGTAATAACAACTGAAGCTATTAAAATTGATCACCACCCACACGAAAATGAGTGATTATTTGAAATAGGTGGTGATAATTGGCCTGCAACTGGACAATTGGTTGCAATGTTAATTAAGTATTTAAATTTAAAAACTAATGATTTAGCATTAGAAGCCACTGCTTCTGCTATATTAACTGATACTGAATTTTTTAAAGAAAGAAATATTTCTCAACAAACTTTTGAGGCAATGCAAATTCTTTTTGAAAGAAATTTAAATTACGGTACTTTATTACAAAAAATGCAATTGAACGAACAAGAAACAGAGTTTATTTTTGAAACGTGTAAAACTAAATATATTTCAAAAAATGTTTCATGAATTGTTTCTGACGAAATTGTTACAAATGATTTAGCAAGACCACTAGTTGCTAAATTTGTAGAAATAGCAACAACTGAAATTGCAATTGCATTTTTAAAAAGAACTCAAGGTGATTATCGCGTTGAAATAAGATCAAAAGGAAATTTTGATGTTTCAAAAATAGCAATACATTTCGGTGGCGGTGGACACCATAACTCAAGTGGTTTCATTATTGAAAATAATAAACAAATAACAGAGGTTATTTCATACATAAATAATTTATAAAAAAATCAAGCACGCTTGATTTTTTTACTCTTTTTCGATTATATTAATATCAAAATCTTTTTCAAGTTTTATTAATTCCACTCCCATAGTTTTTAAAATATATAAACTACTTTCTCATTCTTCTGAATCGTTTCTGTATTCATTCGCATAGACAACTCTTTTAATTTTTGATTGAACAATTAATTTAGCACAATTAAAGCATGGTGAGTGAGTTATATAAATAGTTGAATTAGGTTTGATATTACTATTTGTTAAATTGGCATTTATAATTGCATTAGCTTCT belongs to Mycoplasma zalophi and includes:
- the argF gene encoding ornithine carbamoyltransferase, with the translated sequence MPINLKGRSLDSALNFTTEEVRYVLELSKNLKKSKEQGLHTNNRPLVGKNIAIMFQKDSTRTRCAFEVAAFDLGAGCTYIGPAGSNFGKKESIEDTAKVLGRFYDGIEFRGFKQSDVDALVKYSGVPVWNGLTDAEHPTQMFADYMTMEEHVGNMKGKKVVFAGDIKNNVARSIMIGGAFVGAHVVLCGPEEMFDLIQNGEGFKEVFDKTQELFKRNGGSVTFSSNKLEAAKDADVIYTDVWVSLGEPFEIFGQRIAQLRDFQVDMAMIKAAKENVVFLHCLPAFHDDHTLFSSQIKEEFGAKYPEVATGAMEVTDEVFQSKHNKAFDQAENRMHTIKAIILATIGY
- a CDS encoding FAD-dependent oxidoreductase, with translation MKIVLIGANHAGTSFLRTLKTVNPNAEITAYDRNDNVSFLGCGIAVWVSGMFEDPKGLFYSNPDILKNEYGVNLKTNHEVIKIDREKKQLIVKYLKTNREFKDTYDKLVFAGGTWPIEPNFPGREYKNIVLSKLFQHAQEIVQRANDDKIQNVVVVGAGYIGVELVEAFVQKGKKVTLIDLQERVAPNYFDKEFTDIMEQNMVKDGVNLHLGESVKEFKSKDGINVSTVVTNKGEYDADLVILSIGFKPNTIALNDVEKVPNGAIVVDEFNRSVTDKDIYAIGDSCALLNKVTNKPTHTALATNAVKSGLIAALNLANVNVGFPGVVGTNAINVFNCHYASTGLTKQMALKSGFSSEEVAEVYWEDNDRPEFMNDFEKVACKIVYNPKTLQLIGVQIGSWGKAIHTEVIYMFALALQKNLTLPEIALTDVYFLPHFNKPFNFFLVPMLKALGIDYKA
- a CDS encoding APC family permease; its protein translation is MSDEQLVMTNDKKKKISFFSAILIVIGGSVGAGIFLRSDKVLRESGGNIFWSIFAWTLAAFAVVTMAIALVEVASGRNDNLGMIGWNKAFNGVYVYKGCKWFMTFLYLPFTFYFMPLYVIIQMQDAASGFVAGGGELINKAFGENDWIIMMVLSLGISAWFFFTAGLSSWLGNIQNWIVTSLKFIPLIVVTVIGLVFAGGALSQPVDKTSTTTVGQSLMQITWWDAKASSLKGLSPIFGLFTSMAGIFFAYDGFYVTAGIQSEMAEPKKTPLALVLGLSSVTAIYLILAISMTIGAAEGGFYGFADPLSKINSGWLFGIINMFISIGILGIINGFVMWCTRFVEDLVKEGELWVPHRIYKKMLVSKTPLVGTIYSIIISIPVVFAFNVVGSLAYFPDDYDGLGYGGKHFSSNLGFADLMANWLAVIAFAFIALSIFGALKNRKGRWIEVEEGKHTVWAGWTAVTLVFSALFVYGLNSYVALGLLSSNGGMYVEGTKTLSNEFIGQLVTSILLPVFALFMFGMVPLEKFIINKKKALYERKLSENLSEEDRKLYLELQEFNNLRISTFEVAR
- the arcC gene encoding carbamate kinase, translated to MSRIVIALGGNALGNTPNEQKDLVKLPAKKIAELVKAGHEVIIGHGNGPQVGMIFNGFVSAHSVNEKSPLVPLPESGAMSQGYIGYHMISAITNAFLDEGLTNQEALYILTQTLVDKNDPAFKNPTKPIGPFYKTREDAEKSNPNSVIVEDAGRGFRKVVASPLPINFVGINQIKNAISAGATVVVGGGGGIPTIADENGYIDGTDGVIDKDFALAKLASLIQADYFVVLTAIDNVMVNYNKPDQKALKNVTVSELEQYIEEKQFAPGSMLPKVQAAIKFVNEGGKAAFIGDLKDLEDIINEKTGTKITK
- a CDS encoding DHH family phosphoesterase encodes the protein MLEKQLKEFWNYILDAEYITLFTHIEPDGDTLGSAVALKELILLNSPKIKEVQISGKDYPRNLMFLVDFEPHLVSDEFFKNSLKVVVDTSTKSRIYDKRVITTEAIKIDHHPHENEWLFEIGGDNWPATGQLVAMLIKYLNLKTNDLALEATASAILTDTEFFKERNISQQTFEAMQILFERNLNYGTLLQKMQLNEQETEFIFETCKTKYISKNVSWIVSDEIVTNDLARPLVAKFVEIATTEIAIAFLKRTQGDYRVEIRSKGNFDVSKIAIHFGGGGHHNSSGFIIENNKQITEVISYINNL
- a CDS encoding PhnD/SsuA/transferrin family substrate-binding protein; this encodes MKKNKKLLFSVATLGLVAALASIPVVAASCAKNETKSLLVKANGYSDQMTKLDLGTATLAGGWGDTRSLIKNGDNLVVVGATEVIANDGVQVRPDLKRGDVEAIQAILKDAIKDRNAEQLQIKGTNGKNKFVFAVYNHNDYSTIAEDAKIAVDTEGTKVNAYQTPLVDGSDYFEKTDNGYVQKANSETFKMQFIPSNDPAEVRIASQALENYLKAKGYNVQITTATEYNTAANALRSKTIDLAFLPAGSWAQQGKGTNFILVAGRGVQIVDPYLSIENTTTPAINDEKILIDAMNGYKTFNVAAGEKNVLYVPADAEKAPKAVDATNGYSATLKGVVDGLIEAGKGSLPVVGFYRSYIMAKKDSPIAKKIQEALNQQGKNWKLPWSEVKDLISFAYTSTTSSASYIFPEAWFKKHFEGFKSFKD
- the phnC gene encoding phosphonate ABC transporter ATP-binding protein, with product MQYFKNKKNSLETTEIIATNDWNIDWRDVNKTYPNGKKGLTDVNLSIKQGEFVAIIGLSGAGKTTLLKTVNKINEITTGTLQVGPYNVNDLKGKALRQYRTKVGIVFQGYNLIDNISVLQNVLAARLPQMNSFRSFIGWYKKEDINFAYQCLAKVNILENAYDRAKDLSGGQMQRVALARTLAQKPKIILADEPVGALDPIMAKSVMDGFLLVNKMDKITVVANLHHVDLALQYADRIIGIKKGMVVFDDSWDKVNLEVLKNIYGEQLEQFDSQQFEETKRKRQIIQEEIQTKIKEFK
- a CDS encoding PhnE/PtxC family ABC transporter permease; the protein is MQKQLFEFKNLCFKLKRAKKSIVNYFSPKFIDINGQKVVKKFPFLFVGTLIISIIVIILLFNKVKPDFQNSKTFGALIANFFNFSNAEIGSKTDITVSDTVVESFRLLWQTISYSILGTILGIFISVPIALLSSKNFIKTPWIYLPMRAFMSILRTIPPVVYAYIIYFILSPSLVASISISIFVASLMAKWLYEDLDTYDVSSYYGLQSIGNKKWIAFKKSILPYLIKRIVSYGFYSFEMVVRFAAILSIIGIATIGQLMADEYAVPNHFGHLSIAIWILIGFMIFLEIFTFLVKKWILDYSAKHPKIDETADFETKLQQLKAQKPKNIYVKISVSILIFVLFIASLFSIEFKTAGAGGLAYFNQGVKELFNPNWSLFTWDSGDNPIILGMEALAISVLASVIGLFLSLILGILASRKVTGLFISLFFKFLIIAIRAIPPFTYALIFLLWQKDSIIWAGTLALGIHSIGMLGKLITESVDKIDDKIFQSLDSVGASMWTKIRVGILKEILPQTLSNFLYRIEINFKSTVVIGAVGACNYGYQIIVYSADIRYWSSLSSYLIFTIVLLLIIEQISNILRKKLINGYFLEENVRIKKYLRIKTLLKSLAIATANKMPFIYDLRSAKFEIAKFNGENINKYFLNQKSYNETTKSQLLEYSQQKQDVHKQYKEIYRTLKNIQKNAFMNNWKENPRKVNNFKIFKKLKYALRAYDKSTSKFFESKAQKV